The DNA sequence GGTGCAGGTGGCCGGGTTGGCCCGCGAGCAGGCGCGCGCCGGGGAGGACGTGCACGTGGTGACCGCGACCAGGGACGCGGCACCGGGGGACGGGTACGAGGTGCACCGGATCGCCGTGCGGCTGCCGTGGGACCTGCCCGTGCACCCGCGGGCGGGCTCGCACCTCGACCGGGTGATCGCCGCGCGGTGGCCGTCGGTGGTGTACGTGCACGTCGGCGCGATCTCGCCGTTCGCCTGGTCGGGGGTGCGGTCGGCACTGCGGCTCGGCCTGCCCGCGGTGGTCGTGGTGCACAGCATGTGGGACCCGGTGGTGCAGCGGTGCTACCGGGCGCTGGACCGGCTGGCGTCGTGGAGCACGGCGCGGGTGGCGGTGGCGGCGGTGAGCCGTGCGGCGGCGGACCGGGTGCGGGCGGTCGTCCCCGGGTTGCCGGTGGCGGTGGTGCCGAACGGGATCGTGCCGTCGGCGTGGCGCGGGTTACCGACGCAGCGGCCGGACGACGCCGTGCACGTGGTGTCGGTGGGTCGGCTGGCGGCGCGCAAGGAGCCCATGGCGTTGCTGCGGGCGTTGCGGGCGGTGTCGTCGGACGTCCGGCTGCGGGCGACGGTGGCCGGGGCGGGGCCGGAGATGGCTGTCCTGCGGCGGTACGTCGAGCGGCACGGGATGGGGTGGGTGAGCCTGCCCGGGCGGCTGGACCGGCAGGGGGTGGGTCACCTGCTGGCCGGGGCGGACGTGTTCGTGAACCCGGCGGTGCGGGAGGCGTTCGGGCTGGCGGCGCTGGAGGCGCGGACGGCGGGGGTGCCGGTGGTGGCGCGGCCGGGGACGGGGGTGGCGGACTTCGTGCGCGACGGGGTGGAGGGGCTGCTGACGCACGACCTGGCGGCGGGGATCGCGCGCCTGGCGCACGACCGGGAGGAACGCCTGCGGATCGCGGCGCACAACCGGACCACCGAACCGACCCACTGCACGTGGCCGCGGGTGCTGGCGGCGCTGCGCTCGTGCGCGGCGCGGGTGTGAGGGCTAGAAGACGAGGTCGGCCGAGTCGAGCGTGATCGGGACGGGCGCGGCGGTGATGGTCGCGGCTCCGGCGGCCCGGACGGTGTTCTCCAGCACGTACTGGCCCTCGTGCAACCGGTGCGCGATCAGCTCCAGCCCGGGATGATCACCCTTGCGGCTGATCGTCCAGAGGAACGGCACGCCGGCAGCGGCGTAGGCGACCACCTTCGCTTCGCGTTCGTTCCGGTCGTTACCCGGTGACCAGACCTCGACCGCCAGTCGCAGCGCCTCGGCGGGGAAGCTCGCACCGGCGGGCGGCCGGTCCATGATCACCACATCGGGGATGGAACCGTTGCGGAGAGTGGAGGAGATCTTCACTCCCACGCCGATCACCGCGTAGAGGTCTGTCCGGCCGGCCGCGGAGATCGAATCCTCGAACGGCCGGATGAGACGGGTCACCGCGAGCTGGTGCTCGCCGGAAGGAGGGGGATCCACGTGGAAGTGTCCGAAGATCAGCTCGACGCTCGAACCGTCCTCCGGGGAGGGCAGCTCGATCCATTCCTGAATGGTGTGCGGGCCGATCAACGGGTTCGGCAGGGCGGCCCCTTCCAGTCGCGCCTGGGTCTCTTCCTTCAGCGCTGCGGACATGGTTCCAACCTCCACGATCGACTTGATCATGACCGTAGCGCAGTCCCACCGGGGCGAAGCAGTGCCGGATCGGGTGAAACGCGGAGCGGCCCCTCACCGGCGGAAGTGGTGAGGGGCCGCTGTGGTGCGACTGGATCGGGCGACCGGCTTACAGGTCGAGGGTCCAGGTGTCGATGTAGCCCGTGTCCTGGCTGTACGCGTCACGCACGCGCAGCTGCCAGGTGCCGTTGGCGTTCTCCGCCGACAGGTTCAGCGTGTACGTGGCGTCGACGTTGTCCGCGCTGTCCGAACCGGACGTCACCTTCAGCTGCTTGACCGCGCCGCTCGGCGTGATCAGGTCGATCGCCAGGTCACCCCGGTAGGTGTGCTTGACGTGCACCTCGACCGTGGCGGTCGAGCCGGCCTTGCCGGCGCAGTCGGTCACGGAGATCGGGCTGGTCGCGGTGCCCAGGTCCGGCACGGCCACGTCGGTCGCGTTGGTCTTGGCCGCGCAGTTGCCCGGCTGCGGGGTGGAGGAGCCGATCACGCGCAGCAGCTTGTTCGGCGAACCGGTGCCCGCGTTGCCGACCACGCCGTTCGTCGCGCCGTTGACCAGGGCGTCACGGACCTGCTGCGGCGTGGCGGTGGGGTTCGCGGCCAGGTAGACGGCCGCCGCGCCGACCACGTGCGGCGTCGCCATCGACGTGCCGCTGATCGTGTTGGTGGCGGTGTCGTTGGTGTGCCAGGCCGACGTGATGCTGGAGCCCGGCGCGAAGATGTCCAGGCAGGTGCCGATGTTGGAGAACGACGACCGGGCGTCGGTGTTCGTGGTGGAGCCGACCGTGATCGCCTCCGCCGTGCGCGCCGGGGACGTGTTGCACGCGTTGGCGCCGCTGTCGTTGCCCGCCGCGAGGCCGTAGGTCACACCCGACGCGATGGAGTTGCGCACGGCCTGGTCGACCGCGGCGTCCGCGCCGCCGCCGAGCGACATGTTCGCCACCGCCGGCTTGGCCGCGTTCGCCGTCACCCAGTCGATGCCCGCGATGACGCCCGCGTACGTGCCGGAGCCGGCGCAGTTCAGCACCCGCACGCCGACGAGCTTGGCCTTCTTCGCCACGCCGTAGGCCGAGCCCGCGACCGTGCCGGCGACGTGCGTGCCGTGGCCGTTGCAGTCGGTGGCGTCGTTGTCGTTGTCGACGGTGTCGCGGCCGGTCACGGCGCGACCGCCGAAGTCGCTGTGCGAGAACCGGATGCCCGTGTCGATGATGTAGGCGGTGACGCCCGCGCCCTCGTTCGGGTAGGTGTAGGAGTTGTCCAGCGGCAGCGCGGCCTGGTCGACCCGGTCCAGACCCCACGACGGGGTCGGCGCCTGCGTGCCGGAGATCTTCACCTCGCCGTCCTGCTGCACGTACGACACCGACGGGTCGGCGGCGAGCTTGCGGGCCTGCGCCTCGGTCATGGTGGCCGAGAAGCCGCGCAGCGCGCTCGTGTACGTGTGCTTGACGTTCGCCTGGTACTTGCCGCTCAACGTCCCGACGCTGCTCGTGCTCATGTCCTTCAGCACGACGATGTAGCTGTCCTTGACCGCGTTGGGCGCGTCGGCCCCGAGGATCTGTCCCTCCGCGGCGGCGGAGGTGAAGGTGGTCAGTGCGGCCGTGACCGCGAACGCCGTGCCCGTGGCCAGCCCGACACCGGCCAGCCGTCTCGTCCTGGACGCGCGAACGTCTCCCATGGCGGGGGTTCTCCTCTTCGCAGGGTGGGTGCCCGGTCGGTGTCGCCCCCGAAACCGACCGGACACGGTGAGTAGTTCCTAGTTCGCCCTGCGGGTGAGGCGCAAGAATTTGGTGGCAACAGCCGACGAATGGCTCCTCCACAGTTTTATTCGTGCTGTGAACGAATTGCTGCGGAGAGTGACTGGACCGAGGGCGAAAAATATGCCCCCGGACCGGTGGTCCAGGGGCACGCCGGGTGTCGCGCGCGGGTCAGTCGCCGCGTCGGACCGCACCCAGGATCTGCTGCTCACCGGGGGTGGTGACCAGTCGCAGCGGCCGCCACAGGTTCGTGCCGAGCGCGATCACCTGATCGTCCTTGAGCGTGGTGAGCTGGTGAGCCATCTGCGGCGGCAGCCGCCAGATCTGGCTCGCCAACTGCGCCTGCCCGACCGGCAGCCGTTGCAGCAGCACGAGGTCCGCGGAATTCGCGGTGGTCGCCGCCTGGGGGTGCAAATAGGGCAACACGTACATCGTGGTCTGCCACGGCGACCGCGGCGGGAACAACTCCTGCGGCACGTGCCCGCCGTCGTGCACGACGAGCAGCGGGGTGTCCTCCGACGGCCGCGGCAGCTCCACCGGGCTCAGCCGGCGCAACTGCACCAGCGGCGACGGCCTGCCGTCCGGGCCCGCGCCCGCCGCGCGCACCACCGGCTGCCAGGCCGCCGGGCGGCCCGTCGCGATGGTGATCCACGCGCCGGTCGCCATCGCCCGCAACGCGATCTGCCGGGCCAGGTACAGCCCGCCGACCACGACCATGCGGGTCGGCGCGGACCGCAGCACGGAGATCGTCAGCGGCTCGCCCTGCAGGCCGGAGCCGAGCACCATGCCGCCGCGGTCGCCCGACGGGCTCACCACGTCCAGCATCTGCGGCGACACCAGGAACTCCGGTGCCACGCCCCTGCCGTTCGTGTCCATCAACCGGGAGTTGCTCACGCCACACCTCCGAGCGGCAGCGTCGCGGCCAGCCCGGCGACCTGCAGGCCGTTCAACGGGGTCAGCGTGATGTCGAGCTTGTCGGCCAGCGCCTTGAGCCGGTCGTCGGCGCGGTCGAGCTCGGTCGGCGTCCGCGCGCTCACCCGCACCATGCCGCGCAGGCCGACCTGGCCCTGCTCGCTGCTCGGGGAGATCGTCATGGACAGCGTCGAGGACAGCGCGCGCACGCCGGTCAGCGCGTTGAGGTTGTTGCGCATGCCCTTGGACGGCCAGCCGGTGATCGCGTAGCTGGCGTGGCCCACGCCGCCCGCCGTCACGCCGGACCACTTCTCCCGCAACGACACCGAGGTGTTCGACCCGGCCACCGAGGTCAGCTCGGCCGCCGAGATGCCCGCCCGGATCAGCTCGTCGGGGTCCAGCGGCCGGATCGACACGCCCGTCGACTCCAACGCGTTGCGCACGCGCGAGAGAGCGCCGATCAGCGCCCGGTGCGCGCCCACGACGCCGCCGCCGCGCTCCCGGATCGCCGCCGCGCACCGCCGCGGGTCCAGCCGCACCGCGATCCACGTGGTCCGACGCGCCGCCGCGGGCAGCGGGCCGAGCACCTCCATGTAGGAGTTGAGCGCGGGCGAGTTCGAGGGCAGCGCCGCGCTGCCCGGGTAGCAGTGCCAGATCACCGAGATCGCGTCGAGCACCACACCGCGGTCCTCCAACGTCGGCGCCAGCGCGCCGAGCGGCAACGACGGCGCGCTGCCCACCGCGGTGATCAGACCCGGCGCCGGGTCGACCAGCAGCACGGCGGTCCACGCGCCCTGGTGCCAGGCCATGCCCAGCGGACGGCGCTCGTGGTCGACGCCCCGGGCCACCACCAGGTCCGGCACGGCCAGGCGCAGCAACGCCACCCGCGGGTCGTCCGGGCCGATGACCGAGGACTCCTCCTCCGACGGCGGCTTCATCTCCACCGGGCCGGTGCGCTTGGCCGTGCGGCCGTGCGAGCGGAACGCGTAGCGGAACACCAGGCCGATCCACTGGGTCAGCCAGCGACCCCGGGACCGGGTGAACGCCAGGATCAACGCGATCAGCACGATGCCGCCCGCGACGTACATCGGCACGGGCGCGACGCCGTCACCGGTCGCGCCGACCGCGATCAGGACCAGGCCGACCGCGACGCCGACCTCGAGGACAACCAGGTTGGCGACCGGCAGCGAGCCCAGGCTCGCGCCCGCGGTGCGGCGGCGCGCCCGGAGCAGCGCGGCGCGCACGGCGCCACCTGCCGCCTGCGCGCGTCCCATGGCGGGATTGGGTTGGCCCGGATGTGGGGTGGTCACGGACATCCGCTCTGGTTCTCTTTCCGTCGGCGTGCGCCGGGTGGACCGACCGGGTCTGACCAACCCGCACACGGACCACCCGCCGTCCGGCTATCGTGCAGACCGTACCGCGACTGGGAGAGCAGCGAGCCGAGAATGGCATCAACACCCACCACCAAGTCACAGGTCCAGGCCTACCGCTTCGTGCTGCGCAGGATGCAGTCCGCCCTGGTGCGCAGAGACGCGGTGATGCTGCACGACCCGATGCGCACGCACTCGCGCGCGACCGCGGTGGGCGTCCTGCTCGGCGTCATCGGGTTGCTCGGCTTCCTGATCTTCGGCTTCTTCTCGCCGGACCCGCAGGTCGACGACCAGACGCAGATCGCGATCTCCAAGGAGACCGGCCAGGTCTACGTCGTGCACACGGTCGGCTCGAACAAGACGCTGATCCCGATGACCAACCTCGCGTCCGCCCGGCTGCTGCTGCTCCAGCGGTCCAACCCGGACAAGGGGCAGGCGGCGGTCTCGGGTGGTGACGCGGCGGCGGGCCAGGTCAACGCGGGACCGCAGGTCGCGGGCGGTGAGCCGAAGCTGGTCAGCGAGAAGGCACTGGCGAAGCTGCCCAAGGGGCGGCTGACGGGCATCCCGGACGGGCCGGACGTGCTGCCCAAGCCCGCCGACCGCATCGGGCCGGACTGGTCGGTGTGCGACACGCTGCAGCTGGACGAGTCGCTGAACGACCCGTCCGCGCCGGGCAAGTTCACCACCACCGTCCTCGCGGGCTACAGCGGCGGCGGCGAGCTGCTCGACGGCAACCGGGCCCTGCTGGTGCGCGCGGGCACCGACGACAAGCAGGCGTACCTGATCTACAAGGCCCCGGTGAACTCGAAGATCACCTCGACGTCCACCGTGCGGGCCAAGGTCGACCTGACCAACGCCGAGGTGCGCACCGCGCTCAACCTGAGCCAGAAGAAGCCGCGCGCGATCAGCTCCGGCCTGCTCAACGCGATCCCCGAGGCGAAGCCGTTGGTGGCGCCCGAGATCCCGGGCCGCGGCCAGAACGTGAACTACGTGCAGAACGAGAACCTGAAGATCGGCGCGGTCATCGAGGTCCGCCGCTCCGGTGCGGAGTCCGAGTTCCACGTGGTGCTCAAGGACGGCCTGCAGAAGATCAGCCGGGCCGCGGCCGACCTGCTGCGCGCGGCCTACGCCCAGGGCGCGGAACCCAAGCTGGTCGACATCGCGCGCACCAACGACGCGCCGACCGTGGACCAGCTCGACTTCGACGACTACCCGCCGGACGTGCCCGAGGTGCTGGAGCCGAACCAGAACAACCGGGTGATCTGCCTGGGCTGGCAGGCGCAGAACGTGACGTCGGACAACAAGTCGCAGCACACCAAGGTGACCATCGCGCCGTCCCTGCCGATCCCGTCGAACGTGGTGCCGGTGGAGATCAACCAGGTGGGCGCGACCGGTGAGGTCGTCAGCCAGTTCGTGATGGCGCCGGGCAAGTCGGCCGTGGTGCGCAGCGCGACGTCCACCCAGGACTTCGACAGCGGTCCGATCCACCTGATCACCGGCCGCGGCGTCAAGTACGGCGTCCCGGACGTCACCACCAGCGGCGCGCTCGGGCTCGGCGCGGACGGGTTCTCGCCCGGACCGGAGTCGATCCTGCGGCTGCTGCCCAACGGGCCGCAGCTCAACCGCAACGACGCCTCCCGCAGCTGGGACTCGATCCCCGTGCCGAAGAACAACGGCGTGCTGCCCGAGGAGAAGGCCGGGAAGCAGGGCGGCTGACTTTCCGGTGCTGAGCCCTTCGGGGGAACCGGCGTGTGCCGG is a window from the Saccharothrix saharensis genome containing:
- a CDS encoding glycosyltransferase family 4 protein, which codes for MSIVHVTDCFLPRLGGIEVQVAGLAREQARAGEDVHVVTATRDAAPGDGYEVHRIAVRLPWDLPVHPRAGSHLDRVIAARWPSVVYVHVGAISPFAWSGVRSALRLGLPAVVVVHSMWDPVVQRCYRALDRLASWSTARVAVAAVSRAAADRVRAVVPGLPVAVVPNGIVPSAWRGLPTQRPDDAVHVVSVGRLAARKEPMALLRALRAVSSDVRLRATVAGAGPEMAVLRRYVERHGMGWVSLPGRLDRQGVGHLLAGADVFVNPAVREAFGLAALEARTAGVPVVARPGTGVADFVRDGVEGLLTHDLAAGIARLAHDREERLRIAAHNRTTEPTHCTWPRVLAALRSCAARV
- a CDS encoding Uma2 family endonuclease; amino-acid sequence: MIKSIVEVGTMSAALKEETQARLEGAALPNPLIGPHTIQEWIELPSPEDGSSVELIFGHFHVDPPPSGEHQLAVTRLIRPFEDSISAAGRTDLYAVIGVGVKISSTLRNGSIPDVVIMDRPPAGASFPAEALRLAVEVWSPGNDRNEREAKVVAYAAAGVPFLWTISRKGDHPGLELIAHRLHEGQYVLENTVRAAGAATITAAPVPITLDSADLVF
- a CDS encoding S8 family peptidase is translated as MGDVRASRTRRLAGVGLATGTAFAVTAALTTFTSAAAEGQILGADAPNAVKDSYIVVLKDMSTSSVGTLSGKYQANVKHTYTSALRGFSATMTEAQARKLAADPSVSYVQQDGEVKISGTQAPTPSWGLDRVDQAALPLDNSYTYPNEGAGVTAYIIDTGIRFSHSDFGGRAVTGRDTVDNDNDATDCNGHGTHVAGTVAGSAYGVAKKAKLVGVRVLNCAGSGTYAGVIAGIDWVTANAAKPAVANMSLGGGADAAVDQAVRNSIASGVTYGLAAGNDSGANACNTSPARTAEAITVGSTTNTDARSSFSNIGTCLDIFAPGSSITSAWHTNDTATNTISGTSMATPHVVGAAAVYLAANPTATPQQVRDALVNGATNGVVGNAGTGSPNKLLRVIGSSTPQPGNCAAKTNATDVAVPDLGTATSPISVTDCAGKAGSTATVEVHVKHTYRGDLAIDLITPSGAVKQLKVTSGSDSADNVDATYTLNLSAENANGTWQLRVRDAYSQDTGYIDTWTLDL
- the eccE gene encoding type VII secretion protein EccE — encoded protein: MGRAQAAGGAVRAALLRARRRTAGASLGSLPVANLVVLEVGVAVGLVLIAVGATGDGVAPVPMYVAGGIVLIALILAFTRSRGRWLTQWIGLVFRYAFRSHGRTAKRTGPVEMKPPSEEESSVIGPDDPRVALLRLAVPDLVVARGVDHERRPLGMAWHQGAWTAVLLVDPAPGLITAVGSAPSLPLGALAPTLEDRGVVLDAISVIWHCYPGSAALPSNSPALNSYMEVLGPLPAAARRTTWIAVRLDPRRCAAAIRERGGGVVGAHRALIGALSRVRNALESTGVSIRPLDPDELIRAGISAAELTSVAGSNTSVSLREKWSGVTAGGVGHASYAITGWPSKGMRNNLNALTGVRALSSTLSMTISPSSEQGQVGLRGMVRVSARTPTELDRADDRLKALADKLDITLTPLNGLQVAGLAATLPLGGVA
- the eccB gene encoding type VII secretion protein EccB, with amino-acid sequence MASTPTTKSQVQAYRFVLRRMQSALVRRDAVMLHDPMRTHSRATAVGVLLGVIGLLGFLIFGFFSPDPQVDDQTQIAISKETGQVYVVHTVGSNKTLIPMTNLASARLLLLQRSNPDKGQAAVSGGDAAAGQVNAGPQVAGGEPKLVSEKALAKLPKGRLTGIPDGPDVLPKPADRIGPDWSVCDTLQLDESLNDPSAPGKFTTTVLAGYSGGGELLDGNRALLVRAGTDDKQAYLIYKAPVNSKITSTSTVRAKVDLTNAEVRTALNLSQKKPRAISSGLLNAIPEAKPLVAPEIPGRGQNVNYVQNENLKIGAVIEVRRSGAESEFHVVLKDGLQKISRAAADLLRAAYAQGAEPKLVDIARTNDAPTVDQLDFDDYPPDVPEVLEPNQNNRVICLGWQAQNVTSDNKSQHTKVTIAPSLPIPSNVVPVEINQVGATGEVVSQFVMAPGKSAVVRSATSTQDFDSGPIHLITGRGVKYGVPDVTTSGALGLGADGFSPGPESILRLLPNGPQLNRNDASRSWDSIPVPKNNGVLPEEKAGKQGG